The Lysobacter capsici genome has a segment encoding these proteins:
- a CDS encoding alpha/beta hydrolase has translation MRCVRDGARYSARSISPDSANARIRRVVACDRCDAACPDRTRLLASFAQIPPPRASKDRNTMNSIEWMFRAACLMVAIWLCAGTAYAAEPEPHKLYETFTIESKTLGETRRINVYAPPGFDAKAKRKYAVLYMLDGGVKEDFPHLSNTVDEAIAAGQIEPVFVVGIENTRRGRDMTGPTQVAQDRKIVPEVGGAAQFRAFIRDELIPQFERRFRVNGRRGVIAESLAGLFVVETFLLEPDLFDTWVAISPSLWWNDRALLHTAAARLDAMPSKRKSALLLYSANEDNIAPETQQLADMLKAHAPKGLRWDYRPRPDLRHGTIYRSVEAEAVRWALPVRK, from the coding sequence ATGCGATGCGTTCGCGACGGCGCGCGGTACAGCGCCAGATCCATTTCGCCCGATTCGGCAAACGCGCGTATTCGCCGCGTTGTCGCCTGCGATCGTTGCGACGCAGCGTGTCCGGATCGAACCCGCTTGCTAGCATCGTTTGCGCAGATACCACCACCGCGCGCGAGCAAGGATCGAAACACGATGAATTCAATCGAATGGATGTTTCGCGCCGCGTGCTTGATGGTGGCGATATGGCTCTGTGCAGGCACTGCGTACGCCGCCGAGCCCGAGCCGCACAAGCTCTACGAAACCTTCACCATCGAATCCAAGACGCTCGGCGAGACCCGCCGGATCAACGTCTATGCGCCGCCGGGCTTCGATGCCAAGGCCAAGCGCAAGTACGCGGTGCTGTACATGCTCGACGGTGGCGTGAAGGAGGATTTCCCGCACCTGAGCAACACGGTCGATGAGGCGATCGCCGCCGGACAGATCGAGCCGGTGTTCGTGGTCGGGATCGAGAACACCCGGCGCGGGCGCGACATGACCGGGCCGACGCAGGTCGCCCAGGATCGCAAGATCGTGCCGGAGGTGGGCGGGGCGGCGCAGTTCCGCGCGTTTATCCGCGACGAACTGATCCCGCAGTTCGAACGCAGGTTTCGCGTCAACGGCCGGCGCGGCGTGATCGCCGAATCGCTGGCGGGGTTGTTCGTGGTCGAGACTTTTCTGCTTGAGCCGGATCTGTTCGACACCTGGGTGGCGATCAGCCCCAGCCTGTGGTGGAACGATCGCGCGCTGCTGCATACGGCCGCGGCGCGGCTGGACGCGATGCCCAGCAAGCGCAAGTCGGCGCTGCTGCTGTATTCGGCCAACGAGGACAATATCGCGCCGGAAACCCAACAACTGGCGGATATGCTGAAGGCGCATGCGCCCAAGGGTTTGCGCTGGGATTACCGGCCCCGGCCGGACCTGCGCCACGGCACCATTTATCGCAGCGTCGAGGCCGAGGCGGTGCGTTGGGCGCTGCCGGTGCGCAAGTGA